The Hornefia porci genome contains the following window.
GATTCACCTCATCGGAGTCATGTCGAGAAAGAAGCAGCTGGTTCCCAGAATCATCACTGCTCTGCAGGATCGGAAATCGTAGGAAACAACGTAAGTCCGGCGAGACGGTTCTGTTCCGCGCGCCGGAAGACGTCTGTCGCGGTTTCGCGAAGCAGCGGAGCGGCATTTTTAATCGCGTCCTCGATGCTGCGGCTGCCGCGCAGAGTGACGATTTCAGTCAGGCCCCGGGACAAAAGAAGATCCGCATCGGGCGTCCGGTCGCCGCACACGGCGACGCAGGGGACGCCGGCGGCTCTGCACCGGCGCGCGACGCCCTGACAGGCTTTGCCGCCGGCCGTCTGACCGTCAATCCGACCTTCTCCGGTGACGACGAGATCAGCGCCCGCAAGCCTGCGGTCGAACTCCAGAAGATCCAGAACAGCGTCGATGCCGGAGCGTATCTCCGCATGACAGAACGCAAGGAGGCCGAACCCCAGTCCGCCGGCAGCACCGGAGCCGGGGATTTCATGGAGACCGGTTTCCGTATACCGTTCAACGATATCTGCATAATGTGTGAGCCCCTCCTCCAGCAGAAGCTGCTCGGCGGGGGAGGCGTTTTTTTGTGCGCTGAAAACCATGGTGGCGCCGTCGGGACCGAGGAGCGGGCTGGTGACGTCACAGAGAACCGTGACCGTGACGTTTTTCAGGAGCTCATCGCAGGCTGTCTTGTCGAGGAACGCGATTTTCCTGAAATTGGACGGAAAGGGCGGCAGGACTTGTCGATGAGAGTCAAGAAAGCGCACTCCGAGAGCCGCAGCCATGCCCATGCCGCCGTCATTTGTAGCGCTTCCGCCGATCCCGATGAAAATGTTACGGCAGTCTCGCAGCACTGCGTCCTGCAGCATTTCACCGGTTCCGTATGTGTTGGAGCGGAGGATGTCGCGGTCATGCGGAGATACCCGCATCAGACCGGAGGCCGCGGCCATTTCCATCACAGCAGTATTCCCGCGTATTCCGTAATCCGCTGTGATTCTGCGTCCGAGAGGATCGTGGAGACGCGCGTGGATCCGGCGCGCCCCTGTGGCGGACAGAATACAGTCCACCGTGCCCTCTCCGCCGTCCGCCAGCGGGAGGGTCAGAATTTCCGCGTCAGGCCAGACCTCGGCTGCGGCGCGCGCGATGATGCCGGCGGCGTCAGCGGCACACAGCGATCCTTTGAATGAGTCCGGCGCGATAATGATTTTCATGGCAGCCTCCTTATGCAACGGTAACTTTCTTTCTGCTACTCAACGGAAATATACTCAGTTTACTATATATTTGCACATTTTTCAATCAATTCCCTTTACGCATTGTACGCTCAGCCATCGTGTGCACAGCAATCGAATGCGCCTCAGATATCAATAATACAGGGAGCCTGTTCGATGGCCTGCCGTGAGGTTTTCAGGAGATTTATCCAACAACCCTGCGGCAGCGGAATTCGTAAACGTCTGAGCGGAATTTTGATTCGGAAATGACCGGCCGGAATTTTGTTGACAAACCGAGACCCGGGTGCTAAGATTATTGTTAGCCAATTAAAAATTAAAAGGGTGACAATATGAAGAGGGATGACGGGGCCCCGCCGTCCGGTGGGAAAACGCCGGGCTGCGGCCCTCCGGAGATGTCCCGGGAGGAGAGAACCATGAACAGAAACCGTACACAATACCTGATTCTGACTGCTTTGTTCACGGCGCTGACGGCAGTCGGAGCGTTCATCAGAATTCCGGTGGGACCGACGCCGATTACGCTTCAGCTCCTGTTTATCGCACTGGCCGGGGTTCTGCTGGGGCCCCGGTGGGGAGCGCTGTCCCAGCTCCTCTATGTGGGGATGGGACTGGCCGGCGTGCCGGTTTTCACCGGAGGCGGAGGGCTTTCCTATGTGTTCAGCCCCAGCTTCGGATATCTCATCGGGTTTATCTTTGTGCCCGTCATCATTGGGTTTATCACTCAGAGGGAGACAAGGCCGGGATTCCTGCGGATTTTCCTGGCGACTATGCTGGGAATCTTCGTTTGCTACTGCATCGGCGTTCCATATATGTACATAATTATGCGGAATGTGATGAACGTGGACATCAGTTTTGCCCGGACAGTCATGATCGGATTCGCGGTATTCATTCCGGGAGACATCGCCAAGAGCCTGATTACGGGATACCTTGGAAAACGGCTGGTGCCGGCCATTCGGAGAAGCACCGCCGGAGCGGAGAAGGAACAAAGAAAACAGCGGGCGGCGTAGGGCAGACGGCCCGCGGAGTGTGCGCACCTCGGAGAAATGAAGAGAAATGATTCGGAAAAGAACACTCGCGGGTAGGATATGGAAAAATATCCCATGGGAGATCTGCCGGCCCGCTGAGAGCGCCGGTGCGAGTGAAAAATTGGTAAAATAAACAGCGATACCATTTATCAGAAATTTCGCGTTAGACGCATTAAACTTCAGAGGCAAGTGTTTGCAAGGGGAGCATGAAAGGTTGAAATTCCGTGCCTCCTCTTTTTTGTGTAGGAAAAAATACATTGTATACCACCTTAATTTGCAACTGATTCCGTTGACTTTGA
Protein-coding sequences here:
- a CDS encoding glycerate kinase — protein: MKIIIAPDSFKGSLCAADAAGIIARAAAEVWPDAEILTLPLADGGEGTVDCILSATGARRIHARLHDPLGRRITADYGIRGNTAVMEMAAASGLMRVSPHDRDILRSNTYGTGEMLQDAVLRDCRNIFIGIGGSATNDGGMGMAAALGVRFLDSHRQVLPPFPSNFRKIAFLDKTACDELLKNVTVTVLCDVTSPLLGPDGATMVFSAQKNASPAEQLLLEEGLTHYADIVERYTETGLHEIPGSGAAGGLGFGLLAFCHAEIRSGIDAVLDLLEFDRRLAGADLVVTGEGRIDGQTAGGKACQGVARRCRAAGVPCVAVCGDRTPDADLLLSRGLTEIVTLRGSRSIEDAIKNAAPLLRETATDVFRRAEQNRLAGLTLFPTISDPAEQ
- a CDS encoding biotin transporter BioY, which produces MNRNRTQYLILTALFTALTAVGAFIRIPVGPTPITLQLLFIALAGVLLGPRWGALSQLLYVGMGLAGVPVFTGGGGLSYVFSPSFGYLIGFIFVPVIIGFITQRETRPGFLRIFLATMLGIFVCYCIGVPYMYIIMRNVMNVDISFARTVMIGFAVFIPGDIAKSLITGYLGKRLVPAIRRSTAGAEKEQRKQRAA